ATTGTCATTTATATTGAAACAAATCGATGAGAAACTATACACTGAGATTGAAAAGAAATGTGTACCTCTAAGCGACTTGACTGATAAAAGGTTTTTGGAAGTGTTAAGTGACAGACTTTTAAAAGCACTAGAGAAGTTTGCTGATACAGAATATGTATCACTGTTGTCAATCTTACAGCGAAACTGTGCCGAATATATCAAACAGACTGCAGAATTTACCGCAGCAACTTGCATTTGCCATGGCGACATGTGgaaagaaaatattctttttaaatacaaaGTAGGTATCTCATTACTGTTTAATTAAGGCAAATATTAATTCATTAACTTGTATCGTCctaataagaaataataaaatagtagtaTCGTATTATTGTTTCTAATTTGTATTTAATCGGATACAGTTATTTAGAGGCACATGTCATTAGCATTTCCTTTGACTCTCTGTATACGAATTATTTATTAcgcaataaatgtttatttgttttaggaTACGAAACCTATCGAAGCATGTATTATTGACTATCAGACCACTCGAACTTGCAGCCTGGCTTATGATGTTCTCTACCTCATAACAAGCAGCACAGATTCAACTTTGAGAAGACATCATTTTGGACAACTATTGGATACTTATTATGAAACGTTTGACAACTATATCAAGATTGCTGGATATGATACCAACGCTTTATACCCAAGGACTTCGTTAGATAATGACTTGAAAGTGGTTGCGCCGGCATGCCTCATTGTGGCTAATACTGCTTTGTGGTTATCGAATGGTTTGCAACAGGAAGGTCACGTCCGAAGTAAAATCGTGTTGTCCACATATGAAGAAATGTCAATTGCTGTGCAGAAATATATATCAGTAGTAAAAGATATCATGGATGATTTCTCTATGTATGGTTACTTGAATGTTTGATTAAGTCAATATTGTTGTTTTTCCTGcatcatttttataaatatttgctcactgtttatatatttatattttaccccTTTTcgatacgagtattataaacatcttaatttattattaatacattaatatatataaaattactttCTGACGATaaattccatgaggaattgagggttttttttgtttcttataaGGATACTTAtggcgtttttagggttccgtaccaaaaaggtacaaaaggaacccttatggtgcgactctgtccgtccgtccgtctgtcacaacgctaaatatctcgagaaccacttaagctatcgatttgaaattaggaatagttatgaacaacgctaaccttGACGCAAACAATGATTTATGgagaaaaatgtgaaaaaaataccattccctcccctcccccccttatctccgaagtttaccgaagaaattactataaattttacaggaaaaatataatcagacctctatctttaacttttttttaaataacaaaaaacatttccgaacaCTGTTTGCCATTTAaacaactttacgtgtgtttattacacttgaaatttccctgacattacattaaatataccttttttcaaataaaagaacaatttttgaaatcggttcacattatagagaattatccttgaaaaaccaacatacgtgcacatcgcgcaaattagttagaaaatttgctgatagatggcgctgtacacaattatacttagtataggtacctacttctgatcgaaagtctttcgcctttatagttatgcgagataattcaaagtttgtacggaaccctcggtgcacgagtaaaacgaactcgcacttgaccggttattttttattatacttaatctAAAACCAagaattttcatttaaatagtactatttggtgaaatggaacTGCTCATGAAGACCAGAATGCAACTCCTCCACAACAAGTTTTTTACGAAGTTTTAAAGATTATTAGTATTAGGTACGAAGTAAAATGTTTTGGCATAACATATTCGGTACCTATTAAAAGGATTATAAATCCAACAGAATATTTCaatcacaattttgtgttaCCTGTCCCTGGACATTCACGTGCAATCATGAATGCCGGAGAACGGAACTCAGTAACTGCTTACCAGCTACTGCACACATTTTGCATACAGACAGGAAGGTATATAAAGTAAAGAGTCATAATATAATGCAAGCGTATAAACTTCACTGCACTGTACTGCACTACTTGTGGGATTAGGTAATATCGGATAATACGTTGCTAATTACCATACCCCGGTATGACAGGGGGAAATGCACAAGTGCTAGTGATTAATTCAAAATCCAGTGTTACCGATAGcgataaaaaaaagatttctaaATTATATTAGCAAATGTGCCTTCTCCTCCAACTAAATGGTTCAATTAAAAGCGTCAGTTCTTTTATTAGATACCTATTTGCAAACCTCTTTCATTTATTCTTATTGAAACTGTGAATATCTATCTACACCTTATAAATCAAAGTCCCCGCTGCGTGTCATGTTTAAATCATTTACTCGTATTACAGGCTACATCCGGTATagttgtacattttaaaatgtcTATGTCTCACAGGAGTTTTCTGGTGAAAATGAATTTAATGCAAGATTGCTTACGTTGCAATTGCCTGCTAAATAAATTACATCCCagagattatttttaaaacagtgACTTTTGGTCATTACCTATTATAACATGCAACACACTGTTACCTATCCATCACGAATGGCTGGGTCTAGCTTTTAGGTTGCGGTACGTGGCTTCGGCAGGGAGAAATTTTGCATAATGCAGGGGTTTAAGAGCATTCCTATTCGCTAGCCTCgaatatttcaatttatctTGCAAAGGTAGCGGTTTTCCTACACGCAGTGGCGGTAAAAGAGAGCTCTGCAAACTAAGAAGCTTAATTTTGAAATGGACAGGATAGGTATTGCTTTATAGGTCAAAATATTATCAGTGTGGTAAGATAACGTTTGATTTTGGCTCGTTACGGAGATTGaaaaacaattttcagtttaataaataactacATGATGATGGCGTATAAACAAGTCgtggataataaaaaaaatgaaaatattttttttttcaggcaaTTAGTGGCCCAtatataccttaaaactagcaaacatattataaataaaatatatattacagtacatatggtgctactttaccagaCTAGTGCTTAGTACTTTaggtaactatgtcgaaaatttaaagggccatatgaactgtaaaacgttgtacgatacatgtgcgaataggtaattcgcaactcgtgtcgatttaaaacactcccttcggtcgtgttttaatttattgccactccTTTCGAGTTTCAtatttttcgcatttgtattgcaatgtactattataacaaAACACTATTAATCACATTAATAATGACAATAGTTTATCAGTCATTTGTGTCATTTCTGTTTGTTATTGGAAAAATAGCCGTGGTGTGATAAGTTTTATGAGTAATGTTTTAATGTGTAGGTATACGTACATGTCCCTATATGCCGTGGCCAGAGCTTAGAATTTATTGTTTCATGATGTGATAGTAATTTCATGAAATTATCGATAGGccacatttaaaaaagtacaaaCCTTACTTTTTGACTAGGCTTTCAATAGGCTTTCAATAAATTCATGTCCATTAAAATCAGGTTTAGAATTAGAAAAGTAGACTTATTTTTGTATATGGGGTAAAAACCTAAGCTTACGGCAAAAGACCCCTAAATCTttgcttatttttaattacttttgctATACcaaatttaagaaatttaattaataatattgtaattaataaataagacaAACACGTTACTAGAAAGCGTATATTAGACAGATAAAACCTATGAGCTATAGAGATGACAAATTGGCAGTTTTTAATTCCTTTACGTTGCTGGTCTTCGTGATATTATGATTcgcattatgaaaaaaatcgctTCCTTTTCATGGGCAGCACAAACGTCAGGATTATTTCCAACAAAACATTAATCCGGCGATTATCTCGATTGGGCAAAGTTGTGGCGTTTGTCACCGTACGCACCGGCGTGTACCATGAGTTTCATTTTTAGTGGACTGTTGCGTGAACATCAACACGAGCGGGGTGAAGTAACGTTGTAATATTCGACTTTTGATTTATTTCCATTCTATTTTATTTCTCGTTCTAAGCAACTTGTATAACCTAAGTAGTTACTTTTTATCAACTTTACACAGCTCCTAGCGTCGGTAATTGAATTCTAATATAGTTATCACTGTTATcagtttaaaattatgaatgagtTCGCTTTGTTTCGAAAGGTTACTTGACCTTTCGAAACAAAGCGAactcattcataattttaaactgATAACAGTGATAACTATATTAGAATAATAATTGTTTgtagagaaaaaaataataggatTTGTAGGTCAGTCAGTTAAATATTCAGGTTGATTACTTAGTTatcagttttaaaatattactttgacaTCTCAGTTACATTACAGTGCAGCTCGGTCATACTTATATATACCTGttcaaataaatatcaaacCAGAAACAGATGTTTAATGTTCGAATGCTGTATGAAGTGGAAAAAAGGTTGAGGTCTTATTCGTTATGGAGCTTGTTCAGTGGCTTTCCAGTTTAGGTGTAGATTACTCTTCCAAGGCCGCTGCAGTCTTGCGGGGACGGTCCTGAGCTGAAGACTAATGGTGGACGCTCTCGCCTAATCCCGTTGTTTATGTCCGGCTGTTTTTATCGGGTGTAAATGACAAAAGTTATATCGTGTTATAAATAATACGTTTAATACATATAAAGTTAACTCCTTTGTTATCGTTTAACGACGCAACTAGggccattaaaataataaaagcttCAAACTAGACTAACGGCCCGCTTCCTTTCCGGGGCAATGCTGTTTCCAAGTTGGTtcctaattaaattatttatttacaggaaACTGAAATGCTTCGTGAGTTGGAATATTGCCTCGGCCATCAAAAATTCTCTCAGAGAAAATTCGTTTGAAGCTTTCATTGGGTACGTCGAGcaataaaattgaatatatGGTTTTCCTTATGACATAATGGTCACGATACCACGTTGCAAAACTATGGCAGCAAATTTGCCAAGAGCAATTTTTTACGACCGTTCTAAAACTTCTAAATGAGCGGCGCGCACAATGGTTTGAAAATGTTGTACCTACGTGTACACAATACCGCTTGGGGCACCTCTTTGtctttacatattatatacaaagaGGCGCTCATGTGGTAGCCACATCGGGTCATTTTGTGGGTGGGTCACAGTGGTTCCCATCTTTCCCGAGTTTTTATGCCATTCTGTATATcgtgtcccataatattttgcatccttcaaaatatttttttatcatatcgCATAATTGCATCGTCATAAAGTTTTACGTAATTTTGATGTCGCATCACTTCGAGTTTTCTCCACTTCGACCGTACCCTGGTCCGATAAATACATAGGCATCACTCAGAGTTCTTAGAAAATGCCACTCAGAGATCATATTGTTATAACAAATAGAAAcctataatttataaaaatataactcaCATACTCGTAAATACAATCATTACGATTTTTTTGAGATATGTCATTCGGTtgtcatttttgtattttaggatTGATGGcaatttgaaaattgtatgtcgAGTGTTATTATTGAATTAGAATTTTGAGCCAAGAATTTTTTCGTGTCTTATGACTAGTTATGACAATTTTATACGATATTCATTGTGTGAAGATGTAAGctagatcagtacccctagtgtaactaatttcgacagcgaaacgtgacgtacgcgtttgcgttaagtgtcattttgtatgagattttgactttccaaaacgtcccgcttggcgcgctgttcaaaaacccatacaaaatgagactaaacgcaaacgcgtacgtcacgtttcaaaatcgaatttatttacactaggggtacagtacccctagtgtaaataaattcgatttcgaaacgtgacgtacggtacgcgtttgcgtttagtctcattttgttcgtcacgttatgatgtcgattaaatttacactagaggtacagaaaTAGTTAAGTATAGTACACGTTTATGTATATGTACGAGTGTGtatgtaaacaaattaaatatttttatacataaacaaaaatattaaattataaactgcaGTATTGTAtaagtttgtatgaattagtgacataactataaaaagcttttttttcgcaattcataactcccgtgggaacaatatagcctttgtccttcagtatacctacATGGAATAAGATATTTTCGAGCAAATGTGATAAAACGAAAATTATggttaaattataatacaagtaaataagtatataatgcCTCCATAATTACTACAAATTTCTCTATTgtaaaaagtttcagtttcagTTTGCCCCTTGCTCAATCAATTTTGTGGACGAGTTTAAAATCTAAAACGTTGCCAGTGTAAATTGCTATATGTGAAACGGTAAGTATATCGCTAaataatagagaaaaaaaattgttaattttgGATGGCTTAGTGCTTAATCGGATAGATAACTATTTTGGATTTTGGAACTTTTTGCCAAGGGGCTGGTTGCTCTATGAGACGAGACTATTAGGTTCTATTGAAAAGGTATGACAAAATTAATGTCTGTTCGAACAAACTCAAGAAATACTTAATCTCAGAGACCATACCACAGCTTGGACGAATTTATTGGGAAATTATTAGATTAATCAGACATCTTGATTTTATGtgaacaaaaaatcaatttaacttattaaatattaataaaaattatgacatattaTCTGAAATTGTAACGactattatgttattatttctatttcgaCTGAATATGTGTTAGTTTTTATTCATTTGATatcttaatatttatatgtacccaTTATAAAGCAAAATAGTTCTGATTCTAATTCTAAAATTGAATTGTGAGGTCTCGTTGATTCTTTAAGATGTGGGTAAGTACTACTTTTTTTTCTCCCATGGCTGTCGTTTTAGTTTGTAGCAAAGGCTATAAAGTGATAATCGCTTCGTTAATACTTTAGAGCGCTCAACATTTATCAGAGAAACTCAGTAATGACGTCGTATGCAGTTAGTCGGATGGGCTCTAGATTGCATCTGCATTTTAGATTGGCCTGCTCAACGCTGGGGCTCCCGGGAGGCACTACACTCTGTTTTATTTCCATTATTCCTTTAATTACCGCAGTAATCTTTTCGCAATTTTTGATTTACAGTTGTAACTCTTCATCAGTAAAATAACAAGTAGACAAACTTctgtgtaggtacttacttggGTAGCGGGTTTTCATTGGGTAGGAACAAATGGGTACCGTTACCCCTGTATAGGGATGGTGAGCTGAAAACCGGGAATGACATTTGTGTACAATATTTAAAGGGATGCAAGTCTAGTCTAATATTTTCGCATGATATACATAATTTGTGTGGGTTAGCGCAATTATCAGGTAAATGTCATTCCCAGTTTTTATCCCTATTTACCTGTAACTATCCCTATATTCCCGGTTGAcggttctttttagggttccgtaccaaaagggtttaatggtgcgactctgtacgtccgtccgtccatctgtcacattgctaaatatctcgagaagtacttaagctatcgatttgaaatttggaatactaATGAACAACTCTAACCCAGACATATtggaatttgtttattttatttatattaattatggaaaatttgcaatataaagagggggcaaaatttcaaagtctagttactaggtcaagtggggtatcgtTTGAAAGAGCTCTCAAATTGaatattacaaaactttttttttccatCGTGAAAGAAAATtgacttatgaaggaaaatgtgaaaaaaatacgatccccccccccccctattaTTTCCGTAGTTTACGaatgaaatattatgatttttttgcataatattaaaattatgctaattttatcataaagattacaggaaaaataaaatcagacttCTATCTTGATGACTTTGTTGtgattaacaaaaaacattttcttattcaatttgcaatttaatcccgTTTGCGGGTGTATAGTTGAAATTCCTATAAGATTACAACAAAggtctttcaaataaaacaaaaattattgaaatcggttcacaagattaagaattatccctgaaaaaccaacatacatataGATTGCACAAATTAAGTTAGCCAATTCtaccatagatggcgctgtacacaaatatacttatagtatacttctggtcaaaagtctttcgtgattatagttacatgagaaaattgaaagttggtacggaaccctcggtgcgcgaggtaaacgagctcgcacttgaccggtttttttttctataaatccACAATAACCTAGAGGCAACCTgtcaaaataaatgaatgaaccGTAAACCATAACGAATTTAATCAATATGTTTGTGATTAAAACAGTTCTTCGTGTTTGGCTTATCTGTCTATATTCATGAGTATTACTGGAATTAATTTATCTGTTCCGATTTTACCGGATTCAATAACCTACTTTTAGTTGTTTTGCTTTACAATAATTACGCTACGAATTTAATATCTCCAATTTTATTTATCGTAGACAGCTAAGTAACGTTTACAAAAGAGTCAAATTAAGAGACAGAGCTAtcgaaaaaatgtatattaaatatacattaattttttttcactatttaGTCAAAGGCTAATTCCATGGAAAACTCCACACGGAAACgactacctacttatatttacgACGGAGACTCCAATTACTTAACCAAAActactaaacttaaaatgttAAAGTTGGCTCCATACGAAAACATTATGAAAATAGGTCTAATTCTCATTTATTTTCTGTTGTATATCTTTACCCACCATACCAtagtaatataattaaaaagctAGTGATATAGCAGAGGGATCCGACGAGAAAATTCAGATCCAGAATGATTATAAGATGGCCTTGCATCTTTCCTTTTCATATACTCTATTTCGGTGTGCTTTTCTCCTACCGTACGCAGAACGTTTTCATTCGCCTTAGTTTAAATCCATTTATATCTTTCCATCCCCCGTCAATTACATTTCAAAAGCTTCTAATCTCTTTCTATCTGTTTGGTGCAGTAACCAAGCCTCGCATATAACGCAAATCCAGAAGTTTAAGAAAGAAGCTCtgtaatgtataattattttagagTTTCCTTGCTATCCTGGCACGGTTTCGGGCAACCACCGGCAGCAGTTTACAACGTTTCAGTGGGTAATATCGTTTCAGGCACCCCGGACGTCTTGCCAATATTCTTTTCACTGAAGTACAATAGCGCGAAAATTTCATTTCGATGTAAACGGTCTTCTCGCCGCGTGGCGACAAATAATCCATTTACGTTTTgattatatactcgtactttgCTATTTTTCCAGCTCGGGCCAAGATTTTTTTATGAAccgttgttattttttattcagttattttattacttttttattgaaaagaaaAAGTCCTCATCTCATAATTGCCACCACGCGTCCATGCGCtaagtttaaaattttacctataacttaaaaaaaaagagttttattagTTGTTTCAAATCAGGTTTTAAATTAAGCAATATATTAAAcacaacatataaaatatacaacaaaCAATATTCTAAACAATTGAACTCGTACATCCCTAATTTGAGCTATCTTGCATATCACTATGGCACAGGCCGCGAGCCATCAGTTTTCCATAGGCGGCCTCGGCGATTGCGCACGTTCTTAGTGTCAGTAAATATCTACTGACACTATATGTATGTGTTATACGGTAATCGCCTAATAGCCGATACCCATTTTACTTCAATGGTCTAATTTTCATTATgaaaattgattaaaaataaCCAAGAAATAAAAAGGGTTGGAGCAATTGTGAAATATTGTTGGTCCAAATAACTATAGTTCCGCTTTTACTATTATGATGCCAAAGTGATTAAATTGATCATTGATTTGTATTAATTTCGTTTTTGGtcatattgtttaaaaataaccaaGAAATCAAAAGGTCTGTGTCAATTAGTTTGAGAATGCTAAACCTGAGAATCCATATTAGCCCGGGCTAGCTGTAGTTATAAGCCTACTCTAGTCAAGTTTCAGAACTAAAATTTAATTCCATGCCATCCAATATTCATCAGGCTTAGCTAACTCTTGCCTGCTCCAAATTAAGAGCTAGCATAAACAACAAAAAGTTACTTTCGTTTAGTCTAATTGGAATTTAATAGAGACTCACCATTCCGCctcttttagggttccttatataaaatagcaaaaacggaacccttgtagtttcgtcatgtccgtctgtccgcaTGTAAcgtttatatgtatgtactcgAAAACTGtacgttatatttttttgaaatttagaaCATAGATGTATTTTTAAAGCTAAGAAAATAATGTATCTTTACACCCCATATATAGTCCAGTAAATATCAACGTTTGGTTAGGTGGgaaggtctttaaaaatatatgctccCCCTCTATCTTTTGAACCGGGCGTACAAAAACTGGAATACATGGTGAAATTTAATCGGTGATAAGGAATCCActtttattattcagtattCGTAGATGACGTAATACttaatttttaagttaaaagtacattttcctttaattttattgtcacCCTACCAATCTATAAGTCTAAAAGTTTAAAGCCACTTTCCAAAGTAACTGCCGTAAAAAACGAAAGACTTATGAGAGTTATGAGCAATAAGCTGTAAATTTTGCACTTCACGTATTCCTGACTATCTTCAATAAAAGTAGGGTGCGTTTTAAACGCACCGCTTAATTTAATGACTTTGACGAAGGGAATTATTATTCTTGATagtatagtacggtcgccaaatctcaaaagccctctagaaacacgatttaattgactcggctcggccttacccacaaccggtatcaatgtgttcggacagttctcctgatcaccgtacatgcggtagtaaagcggaaaaatggtggaggggatagtaatgacgtcacaaagatggcggccggacctattctttttggcggtgtatctcgaaaaccacttaaccgattttaatcatcgaggtgtcaaataatagcttatattatggagattatttccttttctacaaacatttacgtgaaacctataggaaaaataataataacaaaaaacagtttttttataaaattattattttttattttgtaaaaatctccgtaaatattagcatttcgcaaattttgtttaatataaaacatattgcttcattatcaaggaatataatgagccttaaaacatacagatcgagtaataaacaatgaagctatactcatttatttgcgcatgggtaacgataactggcttttaccggtcgaaactgtggtgactgttacgatacgtattgaatgtaatttatagagtatcggttttaattactgaaattataatgacaattataaaaaccagacacaataatgttaccatacttcgacgtttagtctcttttttcgtcttaatcataggtaggtacatatttcttttt
The nucleotide sequence above comes from Cydia pomonella isolate Wapato2018A chromosome 2, ilCydPomo1, whole genome shotgun sequence. Encoded proteins:
- the LOC133533097 gene encoding uncharacterized protein LOC133533097, whose amino-acid sequence is MCALKEYNLNEILQNVAQFCDLLEWHYSLRDFESMGQNYFGVLVPLYLIGTDCTEKEVKLSLVLKLAPTDKRFRLSDAVTRMFDREMFVYRVVLSKYREIQKNISGVHFVIPTCYYIRQKYCEEVIVMQDMREDGYRPYTGHTFLDLDHMVVSLKSLAKFHALSFILKQIDEKLYTEIEKKCVPLSDLTDKRFLEVLSDRLLKALEKFADTEYVSLLSILQRNCAEYIKQTAEFTAATCICHGDMWKENILFKYKDTKPIEACIIDYQTTRTCSLAYDVLYLITSSTDSTLRRHHFGQLLDTYYETFDNYIKIAGYDTNALYPRTSLDNDLKVVAPACLIVANTALWLSNGLQQEGHVRSKIVLSTYEEMSIAVQKYISVVKDIMDDFSMYGYLNV